CCACCCCAATTGTTTGTCACAGCTAACCGGAGCACTGTCCTATATCAAtggaaaacaaaattatatatttttttatttattcaatcgtatgtaaataaatataaattatagaTATGCATGAAAGGAAGGTATAGTAATAACCCTTGTAGATTGCAAATGTAAGTTTTTGCCAAATACATAGaatatttgcatatattaaatttgttttttaatataataccatttttcaaatattaaGTTAATCCCTTCAAGTAATAAAGTAGATAAATTTTCACtatgcattattattattttatttaaagtaaaattaaaatatgtttttcaaaaaatagcccgttatatattttatagagACTCtgtttcattaatttttaaacaatccgtttttttatatttttttttttcgttgtttttttccactcgttttttaattacaacgattacattttattacGTCAAAAAAAGGGGGGGAAGTATAAAAatgcttttattttataaaaaaaaatgtctaTATATTCCTGATTtactataaaataaatattatatccaattatatattaccaCAAGTAATGACGTTTGGCATTCTCGTGatgctatttttattattcattatttttttactaccCAGATATTGTTGCATATTAGGAAAtagcatataaaaaatataataaaagaaaaaaagaaaaaaatttacaaacaatatatatgtagaaaataatagcacggtaaataagaataataaaacaagtGAACTTTGCACGActttagaaaaatattaaatgaaaaatataaattttccaaataatatattatttcttttattattgccCTCAACCGAATTCGTAAAAtattactatatatttttttgcatgaactgttaataattaaatgggataatttataaattttagttttattattccaaAATGAACAGGTTGAAATCGTAAGTTATCAAAAAGAaggtttattttttcttttgtttatcatattttttataattataaatgagGATATATAAGCTGGtgttatatgtttttatgaattaaaCTTATAAGTGGGCGTATATATTTCTCCTCTATACTTTCGGACAACCATATCAATATGCTAATGCTTATAGAACTTTGTTCAATATCATAAGGTATAGAAATGATTATATACCAATGAGGTATAATTCAGTTTATCCACCTTCtttacataaatttatttatttaaagatagaataatattagatatatattatacaaaacagtatttttgtatgtaggggtattttataaaatttatttttttcctccTTTCCTACACAcaaaaagtaaataattatatccaatataatataaaaaaggtaacaaaattaataagatatatatttatcatatcatcttatgaatattttgaCACAATTTTTACgtatatttttgttcatataaattgggctaatatttattattttaacatTACAAagcaataatatttttttctaataagactttttttatgactgttcataaatatttatataaaaaaattattagtataatttatttttatgtcatTGTGTGTATTTAGTaaatggatatataaatattttacacgcataaatatagtgatactaaaaaaaaagaaaaaaaaatgtgttagTTTCCAAATATGATTgtcattaattttattattcttatgaaagaaataaaatattataaagatAAATTAGCCAaagatatttataaaatatgcaaatggaaatatatgagcatatttaaaaaagtatatatatattgttgtTAATTTGCTTTGTCATATTATAAACACTATATGATATTTACACTTTTTCTTAtacacaatttttatttaatttataaataatttaggTATGGactaattaattttttttcttaattgagatattattttattttgtatcaATTTTCTACAATgcaaataagaaaaaaaatatatttttatgcatacataacattattattttaaaaataattgaaaattCAGAAATAATAGCAATTTTcagatatttttttcacttattaatcattttcatttatatgtttaacACTATTTCgtaacaaataaaaaataaaaaaataatcgctaaaaaaaaatacaaaaaaatattaaaatgtatggtgattaatttttataagtgtacatatatatatatgcatacacgGCATAAGTGCTCATTACTTAATAGcttaaaattttacaaaaatttttaCCATATTGTTATGTATGTAAAATGATGCgcttatttatgtatacattttttttcctgttttaataaataaaaatatatatattttttatcccttgttttatatttctattatttttttttctttttttttttttttaatatgcttttctttttgttttacaTCATGCCAAAAAATGCGTAGTAAAATTaggatttatatataatatatacacatatattattataagtaTGCACATGAAAagcattataaatattttgatttagGTATGTACATATAGTATAATAAAGTACGCAAATTGAGATaaaaaaacttaaaaaaaataatataaaaattattctgtggatttacaaaataattgatCCCTCAAAAGAAGCAAGAGAAACACATCACGTATGTACATGTAGTATTTATGCGTATTATGTGTTAAATAAACATTAGAGCtgattatatttgttttttattttttcataccattttaaaaaaatactatacaatatttggagttacaattattttaatctATGATAAAAGCTTATATTGAAGTGTTTACTTTTCATCGTAGCATATGGTCGTGAGTATATggatatatgtatatgtgcCTATGTGGATATAGATAAATAGAAACATAATTTATGAGTAGGTTGCCcctttatttaaaaataaagtttgATTTAAGATTACattagaaatataaaataaaaagatcTATATATCGAGAGACATTTCCAACAGATATCTTTCGATGTATTTTGCCATATTgtcaataaaataaacatacaaaataattattgatattataaaaatataatggaagatattttgaaatatgcacatatatataatgtagaAGATGTTTTGAAAGCAGTAAAAGTAGATGAAAATCGGGGTTTATccgaaaatgaaataagaAAGAGAATAATGCAATATGGGTTCAACGAATTGGAAgtagagaaaaaaaaaggaatttttgaattaatattaaatcaaTTTGATGATTTATTAGTAAAGATATTACTATTAGCAGCTTTTGTTAGTTTTGCACTAACATTACTAGATATGAAAGATAATGAAGTAGCTTTATGTGATTTTATAGAACCCGTTGTTATATTAATGATACTTATATTAAATGCAGCTGTTGGGGTATGGCAAGAATGTAATGCAGAAAAATCGTTAGAAGCATTAAAACAATTACAACCAACAAAGGCAAAAGTATTGAGAGAAGGTAAATGGGAAGTTATAGatagtaaatatttaaCAGTTGGTGATATAATTGAATTAAGCGTTGGTAATAAAACACCAGCAGATGCTcgaattataaaaatattttcaacaaGTATTAAAGCAGAACAAAGTATGTTAACTGGTGAATCATGTTCTGTTGATAAATATGCAGAAAAATTAGATGactcattaaaaaattgtgaaattcaattaaaaaaaaatatattattttcttctacAGCTATTGTAGCAGGTAGATGTATAGCTGTTGTAATTAAAATTGGTATGAAAACTGAAATAGGTAATATACAACATGCAGTTATAGAAtcaaataatgaagaaacAGATACACcattacaaataaaaattgattCCTTTGGAAAACAATTatctaaaattatatttattatatgtgtaACAGTTTggattattaattttaaacatttttcagATCCAGTACAtgaatcatttttatatggatgtttatattatttcaaaataagTGTAGCATTAGCTGTTGCTGCAATTCCTGAGGGATTACCAGCAGTTATTACTACATGTTTAGCATTAGGAACCAGACGGAtggttaaaaaaaatgctattGTAAGAAAATTGCAAAGTGTTGAAACATTAGGTTGTACCACTGTTATATGTTCTGATAAAACAGGAACATTAACAACAAACCAAATGACAGCTACTGTTTTTCACATATTTAGAGAATCAAATACATTAAAAGAATATCAACTATGCCAAAGAGGAGAAACATACTTCTTTTATGAAACTAATACTAATCAAAATGATGAAGAggattcattttttaaaaaattaaaagaagaagaaaatgaagaatctgattataaaaaaaaaataagtaaaaatGTAACACATGATGAGGAGGATTCAAGTGATGAAAGAGAAccattaataaatatgaaatcTAATGTAAATACAATTATAAGTAGAGGTAGTAGAATTAttgatgataaaataaataaatataattactCTGATTAtgattatcatttttatatgtgtTTATGTAATTGTAATGAAGCTAgtattttatgtaatagcaataataaaattgttaaaaCATTTGGAGATAGTACCGAATTGGCTTTACTTCATTTTGTtcacaattttaatataattcctaataattcaaaaaataataaaatgaaaacggaatatgaaaaattaaatagtggaagcaaaaaatatagtgaTGCAGATACAGATTGTGATTCTTTATATAgtagtgaaaaaaaaacaaaagttTCAGATAAAAAATCAGAACCATCATTTCCAAGTGAATGTATAACTGCATGGAGGAATGAATGTACAACAATGAGAATTATTGAATTTACTCGTGAAAGAAAATTAATGAGTGTAATtgtagaaaataataaaaacgaatatattttatattgtaaAGGTGCAccagaaaatattataaatagatgtaaatattatatgtctAAAAATGATGTACGCACATTAAATGATTCtttgaaaaatgaaattttaaataaaattaaaaatatgggaAAAAGAGCTTTAAGAACTTTAAGTtttgcatataaaaaagttaaagctaatgatattaatataaaaaatgctgaagattattataaattagaatatgatttaatttatattggAGGATTAGGTATAATTGACCCTCCAAGGAAGCATGTAGGAAAAGCTATTAGTTTATGCCATTTAGCAGGTATTCGTGTTTTTATGATCACTGGTGATAATATTGATACTGCAAAAGCTATTGCTAAagaaatacatatattgaATAATGATGATACTGATAAATATAGTTGTTGCTTTAATGGACGTGAATTTGAAGAACTACCTttagaaaaacaaaaatatattttaaaaaattatcagcAAATAGTATTTTGTAGAACCGAGccaaaacataaaaaaaatattgttaaaattttaaaagattTAGGAGAAACTGTTGCTATGACAGGTGATGGAGTAAATGATGCACCTGCTCTCAAATCAGCTGATATAGGTATTGCTATGGGTATTAATGGAACTCAAGTTGCTAAAGAAGCTTCAGATATTGTTTTAGCTgatgataattttaatactaTTGTTGAAGCTATTAAAGAAGGACgatgtatatataacaatatgAAAGCTTTTATACGATATCTTATAAGTAGTAATATTGGAGAAGTCGCTTCGATTTTCATTACTGCTATCTTGGGTATTCCCGATAGTTTGGCTCCCGTCCAGTTGCTCTGGGTCAACTTGGTGACTGATGGTCTGCCTGCCACTGCTCTCGGTAAGTTCATCAACTTTATCATCTTTTCACAATtgtctaattttttttattttttcatttattccACTTCTTACTTCGCTCACTcatttttctatttcttATCCACCGCAGGATTCAACCCCCCCGAGCACGACGTGATGAAATGCAAGCCCCGACACAGGAACGACAACTTAATAAACGGACTAACATTGCTcagatatataattataggTACATACGTTGGAATAGCTACAGTATCAATCTTTGTATATTGGTTTGTGTTTTACCCAGATATGGATAACCAtactttaataaatttttatcaactTTCTCACTACAACCAATGTAAAACATGGGAAAACTTTAAAGTAAATAAAGTGTATGGTATGTCCGAGGATTTATGCTCTTACTTTTCTGCTGGCAAAGTCAAGGTAATTAAATAGTTCGATTTTACTTTATAtttcacatatatatgtatgtaggAATATGCTTATTCATTTGATGgttgttcatttttttttctttttaggCAAGCACTTTATCATTATCCGTTTTAGTTTTAATTGAAATGTTTAATGCACTTAATGCACTTAGCGAGTATAACTCCTTATTTGTGCTTCCGCCATGGAGAAACATGTACTTAGTATTTGCAACAATAGGATctttatttcttcattgTTTGATAATATACTTTCCACCATTAGCTCGAATATTTGGGGTTGTGCCACTTAATTTACACGATTGGTTTTTAGTATTTTTATGGTCCTTCcctgtaataataattgatGAGATCATCAAATTCTATGCAAAAAAACAACTAAACGAAGAACTCGGATATGGCAAAAAGTTGAAGACACACTAATCTCTCACTCCTTTTTCTAACACTATCTATGTTTCATTAATACAGATACTTATTCTCatcaataattataaacatGTTGTACATGGAAGTTTAtgtcttttttcttttttttttcctttttttattgtaataattttctaaattaaaacccaaaattatgaatatacaTAATGTATAGTTATCtcttaattattttactttttttattttattttatttttatttttcatattgtatttaaattagtataacattattactatctcatttttattttttttaaataaattataaaaatccaataaaaagaaaaataataaacatcaatttttttatatattccttattttaaatatttataattttttaaaaaaatatattgatgTCTTTTTCGAATTAttctaatttatttttagcaatttttttaagtatacACATGGgtatattgaaaaattgTGCGTAAAATTGTGCGAGAAAAATACACATTTTTCCtttccattattttttatttttataaaaaatgagaaaaacaaagtgtatatattttgctaattaaaaatataaactagGAATTTATGAACTTACAAATTTACGAACTTACAAATTTACGATtgttttatgtttttcatttttttttttaactttattatttattacattcTTTTGCAAATAGTCACAATGATAATACTTGACAAATAAAGAAAGGAACATAACAAAATacattgattttttttttgctaaactttttattttttacattttagAGAAAAAATGGAACTAGCATATGAGAATGaagttacaaaaaaaattgtttataaaatattaaacaatATGAACtgtaaaaatgatatgaCATTAGAAAGGATGCAGCACAACAGGTACACATTCATTTTGCTAATCTTGTTTTACTTTGTTAATCTTGTTATTACTTTGTTACTGTCTTGCTACTGCCTTGCGTATGTATTTACGTGAAAATATGAATGTTCATATAGTAATGGCACTGTTTCAAAAAGACGGAAACCAAAACAGGGTCATATAATATGGCACATATAATAGCACAAAagaataattcattttgtaactattatattttttccattttgtaactattatattttttccattttttccattttttccatttttttccacCCTGCTTAGGAacaaaatagtaaaatacTTTTTCGAAGCAGAACTGttattcaaatattatgaCATCAAAAAGACGGGAGAGATAGATATAAGTTTATTTCCCCCAATGGCAAGAACATTAAAACAGATATACGATGCCGaagatattaaaaaatttgaaaaagaaatgaatgttaaaaaaatgaataaaatgaCATTACCTATCTTTTTAactttattaaaaaggaaattatTTCAAGTAATCGATTTTGATGAAACTTTtcaaaaacattttaatatccttgatatggaaaaaaaacaaaatatcaACCTCGAGAGATTAAAAACTTTTGTTGGAGCCATAGGTGATAAATTAAGTCCTGAACagtttgatttttttataaaatataacataaaaaataatgataaaattattaaagacggtattatttttgataaaaataacaaccCTACAAATGTTCCCTTTGATGCATATAAAGAAATGCTAACTTTTTACAAGTCGTTTTGATTATGCATTTCAAAAATGGAGTGAGCAAAGTAAAGTTAAGCAAAAGGGAAGCAAAATGGAAGCAGTCCATACAGCTTACACCATTACATCGTTACAGATTGCATGACGATCCAgccattttgtttatagCCATTTGCAGATATGCACACTCGTCTATTTAATTTTCTCCCTATTTTTACTAACACAAtttatattacaaaataatgcaacatataaaaattttagtcattacaaaataatgtaacATATAGAAATTTGAGTCATTACAAAATAAGCCTACTCAGGCATGAGTTCATTAt
This genomic stretch from Plasmodium vinckei vinckei genome assembly, chromosome: PVVCY_02 harbors:
- a CDS encoding calcium-transporting ATPase, putative codes for the protein MEDILKYAHIYNVEDVLKAVKVDENRGLSENEIRKRIMQYGFNELEVEKKKGIFELILNQFDDLLVKILLLAAFVSFALTLLDMKDNEVALCDFIEPVVILMILILNAAVGVWQECNAEKSLEALKQLQPTKAKVLREGKWEVIDSKYLTVGDIIELSVGNKTPADARIIKIFSTSIKAEQSMLTGESCSVDKYAEKLDDSLKNCEIQLKKNILFSSTAIVAGRCIAVVIKIGMKTEIGNIQHAVIESNNEETDTPLQIKIDSFGKQLSKIIFIICVTVWIINFKHFSDPVHESFLYGCLYYFKISVALAVAAIPEGLPAVITTCLALGTRRMVKKNAIVRKLQSVETLGCTTVICSDKTGTLTTNQMTATVFHIFRESNTLKEYQLCQRGETYFFYETNTNQNDEEDSFFKKLKEEENEESDYKKKISKNVTHDEEDSSDEREPLINMKSNVNTIISRGSRIIDDKINKYNYSDYDYHFYMCLCNCNEASILCNSNNKIVKTFGDSTELALLHFVHNFNIIPNNSKNNKMKTEYEKLNSGSKKYSDADTDCDSLYSSEKKTKVSDKKSEPSFPSECITAWRNECTTMRIIEFTRERKLMSVIVENNKNEYILYCKGAPENIINRCKYYMSKNDVRTLNDSLKNEILNKIKNMGKRALRTLSFAYKKVKANDINIKNAEDYYKLEYDLIYIGGLGIIDPPRKHVGKAISLCHLAGIRVFMITGDNIDTAKAIAKEIHILNNDDTDKYSCCFNGREFEELPLEKQKYILKNYQQIVFCRTEPKHKKNIVKILKDLGETVAMTGDGVNDAPALKSADIGIAMGINGTQVAKEASDIVLADDNFNTIVEAIKEGRCIYNNMKAFIRYLISSNIGEVASIFITAILGIPDSLAPVQLLWVNLVTDGLPATALGFNPPEHDVMKCKPRHRNDNLINGLTLLRYIIIGTYVGIATVSIFVYWFVFYPDMDNHTLINFYQLSHYNQCKTWENFKVNKVYGMSEDLCSYFSAGKVKASTLSLSVLVLIEMFNALNALSEYNSLFVLPPWRNMYLVFATIGSLFLHCLIIYFPPLARIFGVVPLNLHDWFLVFLWSFPVIIIDEIIKFYAKKQLNEELGYGKKLKTH